One genomic window of Spartobacteria bacterium includes the following:
- a CDS encoding 16S rRNA (uracil(1498)-N(3))-methyltransferase, translated as MNRILIDDADVVSQNTDDDIVHLSDQRAQHLHRVLRIKPGETVKVARINGPLGTGTVLEATRPHRIVMCCRWNAVEPPRPKTTLLLAMPRPKIMKRLWAQLAALGVRRIILTNAAKVERNYFDTHVLNPEFYRPLLIEGLTQAACDAWIPDVIVTRRLKVFLEDQLDDLLPTAPRYILHPYANQSLTEMIARASTATATVAIGPEGGWTDFELDLFSQHNFIPCCHSSRILRTDTACISILSAFAAPAATQP; from the coding sequence ATGAACCGCATTCTGATCGATGATGCAGATGTCGTGTCACAGAATACCGACGACGACATCGTCCATCTTTCTGATCAACGTGCGCAGCACCTGCACAGGGTGCTGCGCATTAAACCCGGGGAAACGGTAAAAGTCGCCCGCATCAACGGGCCGCTGGGTACGGGAACGGTCTTGGAGGCAACCAGACCTCACCGCATCGTCATGTGCTGCCGCTGGAATGCCGTCGAGCCGCCTCGCCCCAAAACAACCCTGCTGCTGGCCATGCCCCGCCCAAAAATCATGAAACGCTTATGGGCTCAACTAGCGGCTCTGGGCGTAAGACGAATCATTCTGACCAATGCCGCAAAAGTAGAACGAAATTATTTTGACACCCATGTCCTGAACCCAGAATTTTATCGTCCGCTACTCATCGAAGGACTAACACAGGCGGCATGCGATGCATGGATTCCTGATGTGATCGTGACTCGCCGACTCAAAGTTTTTCTGGAAGATCAACTGGATGACCTGCTGCCGACGGCCCCTCGTTATATCCTGCATCCCTATGCCAACCAGTCGCTAACGGAAATGATCGCCAGAGCATCAACGGCTACGGCAACCGTGGCCATCGGCCCCGAAGGCGGCTGGACGGATTTCGAACTGGATTTGTTTAGCCAGCACAACTTTATCCCCTGCTGCCATTCATCCCGAATATTACGAACAGATACAGCATGCATCAGCATTCTGTCTGCATTTGCCGCACCTGCGGCAACGCAGCCATAA
- a CDS encoding PAS domain-containing protein — protein sequence MPETMKTSAAVDERYSLLNQLPVGVCIIDRNLRVLFWNITMEFWLNIPAEDILGHSLTEFFPRFREMRYTIRLAHVFKGGAPEIFSSQLHQSLFIPETHCDVKYRHHTIVTAIDRTSGSGNDAMITIEDVTESTRRSEEQRKLKNLALKDIEQLKIMEKKLTQSQKKLVELNATKDRFLSIIAHDMREPLSAIVNFSELLIDTDESFTTEEIESCLKELHSGASNLLSLLDNLLTWARAQIGQISYKPTTFDLYDVVEEAEGLLSSSAARKKISLNIDMRPPCWVIGDVNMIRTCLRNIISNAIKFTPTGGMVTVQDEGSGVDEHDQPFIEIAITDTGVGMDGEKIKSLFSIDGGHSTLGTYGEVGTGLGLLLCREFMTKNNGDIRAESQPGQGSRFILRLRPA from the coding sequence ATGCCTGAAACCATGAAAACCTCAGCAGCCGTAGACGAACGATACAGTCTGCTCAACCAGCTTCCCGTAGGTGTATGCATCATTGACCGCAACCTGCGCGTCCTGTTCTGGAACATTACTATGGAATTCTGGCTGAACATTCCAGCCGAGGATATCCTCGGACACAGTCTGACTGAATTTTTTCCACGTTTTCGGGAAATGCGCTACACAATCCGCTTGGCACATGTTTTTAAAGGGGGTGCGCCGGAGATTTTTTCATCCCAGCTGCACCAGTCGCTTTTTATCCCGGAAACGCACTGTGATGTAAAATATAGACACCACACCATTGTTACCGCCATTGATCGAACAAGCGGATCGGGCAATGATGCCATGATCACGATTGAGGACGTCACGGAAAGCACACGTCGAAGCGAAGAACAGCGGAAACTTAAAAATTTGGCGCTCAAAGACATTGAGCAGCTCAAAATAATGGAAAAGAAATTAACGCAGTCGCAGAAAAAACTCGTTGAGCTGAATGCGACAAAAGATCGGTTTTTATCCATTATCGCCCACGACATGCGGGAACCACTCAGTGCGATCGTCAACTTTTCCGAGCTCCTCATCGACACCGACGAGTCATTCACCACAGAAGAAATAGAAAGCTGTCTGAAAGAGCTGCACTCGGGTGCGTCCAATCTGCTTTCCCTTTTGGACAACCTGTTGACATGGGCCCGTGCCCAGATAGGCCAGATATCATATAAGCCCACGACGTTTGATCTTTATGATGTGGTGGAAGAAGCCGAGGGGTTGCTTTCCAGCAGTGCGGCACGTAAAAAGATCAGCCTGAATATTGATATGCGCCCCCCTTGCTGGGTGATCGGTGACGTCAATATGATCCGCACCTGTCTGCGCAATATTATATCCAACGCCATCAAATTCACCCCTACGGGAGGAATGGTCACCGTTCAGGACGAAGGTTCGGGCGTGGATGAACACGATCAACCCTTTATCGAAATCGCGATTACCGACACCGGGGTGGGAATGGACGGTGAAAAAATTAAGTCACTGTTTTCCATTGATGGCGGTCACAGTACACTCGGCACCTACGGGGAAGTCGGCACCGGACTTGGATTGCTGCTGTGCCGTGAATTTATGACAAAAAACAATGGTGATATACGCGCCGAAAGCCAGCCAGGTCAAGGCAGCCGCTTCATTCTCCGCCTACGGCCGGCATAG
- a CDS encoding aspartate kinase, translating into MGLIVQKYGGSSVADAACLKRVASRAAETYNEGNDVVVVVSAMGKTTDNLLRLAGEITNKPSAREMDMLLATGEQTTIALLAMALHAMGIKAVSMTGQQAGIQTDTFHTKAKIMEIVPTRVQKALHQGHIVIVAGFQGATPTLDITTLGRGGSDTTAVALAAALKADLCQIFTDVDGVYTADPRIVKNAQKMDRISYDEMLELASLGAKVLQSRSVEFAKKYAVNLEVLTSFEKKPGTLVVEEVENMESIVVRGVAVDKDQVKVTLLSLKDIPGVAARIFECLAKANINVDMIVQNVSEDGVTDISFTIHMSELQQTRDAVNTIIDQVSSSGVVYDEKMAKVSIVGVGMRSHSGVAHTMFKTLADNDINIEMISTSEIKISVAIDRKDSEKAACVLHDAFKLDEI; encoded by the coding sequence ATGGGTTTAATCGTTCAAAAATACGGGGGTTCTTCTGTTGCGGATGCCGCATGTCTGAAGCGCGTTGCCAGCAGAGCCGCCGAGACGTATAACGAAGGCAATGATGTGGTTGTCGTTGTCAGTGCAATGGGTAAAACAACGGATAATCTTCTTCGCCTGGCAGGGGAAATCACAAACAAACCCAGTGCACGTGAAATGGACATGCTCCTGGCTACCGGGGAACAGACAACCATTGCATTACTGGCCATGGCGCTGCATGCCATGGGCATTAAGGCAGTATCGATGACGGGTCAGCAGGCGGGTATCCAAACCGACACCTTTCATACCAAAGCCAAAATTATGGAGATCGTGCCTACCCGGGTGCAAAAAGCATTGCATCAAGGGCATATTGTCATTGTGGCTGGATTTCAGGGCGCAACACCGACACTGGATATCACGACACTGGGACGGGGAGGATCGGATACTACTGCGGTAGCACTGGCGGCGGCGCTGAAGGCAGACCTCTGTCAGATTTTCACCGATGTGGACGGCGTCTATACAGCCGATCCCCGCATTGTAAAGAATGCCCAAAAGATGGATCGTATTTCCTATGACGAAATGCTGGAGCTGGCCAGTCTGGGAGCAAAAGTACTGCAGTCCCGCTCCGTGGAATTTGCAAAAAAATATGCAGTGAATCTGGAAGTGTTAACTAGTTTTGAAAAGAAACCTGGAACGTTAGTTGTGGAAGAGGTTGAGAATATGGAAAGCATAGTTGTTCGCGGTGTCGCCGTAGATAAAGATCAAGTGAAGGTAACGCTGCTGTCCCTGAAGGATATCCCCGGAGTGGCCGCGCGCATTTTCGAATGCCTGGCAAAAGCGAATATCAACGTGGATATGATCGTACAGAACGTGAGTGAAGACGGGGTTACCGATATCTCTTTCACGATTCATATGAGCGAACTGCAACAGACTCGTGATGCAGTCAATACCATTATTGACCAGGTCAGCAGCAGCGGCGTTGTATACGATGAAAAAATGGCTAAAGTCAGCATTGTGGGCGTAGGTATGCGGAGTCATTCTGGCGTTGCCCATACGATGTTTAAAACGCTGGCAGACAACGATATTAATATCGAAATGATTTCCACGTCTGAAATCAAGATTTCTGTGGCCATTGACAGGAAAGATTCTGAAAAAGCCGCATGTGTTCTGCACGATGCCTTTAAACTGGACGAGATTTAA
- a CDS encoding alpha-D-glucose phosphate-specific phosphoglucomutase, with amino-acid sequence MMIHELAGKPAPLSILTNIPRLISEYYTGHPDLSDPEQLVSFGTSGHRGSSFKNTFNEDHILAITQAICLYRKAQGYSGPIFIGMDTHGLSEPAMATAIEVLAANEMNIMIQPKLEYTPTPAVSHAILQYNRDKKTGLADGIIITPSHNPPDNGGFKYNPPNGGPADAGTTQWIADKANEFLRNGNRDVKRMPLARAMKAPTTHQHDYIMPYVNDLKNIINMDVIHDAKLHIGADPMGGAALHYWQPIAEVYDLDIDIMHDHPDPTFSFMCVDRDGKIRMDCSSPYAMAGLIGHKDKYDIAFGNDADYDRHGIVTPSAGLMNPNHFLAAAIQYLFSNRPNWRSDAAIGKTLVSSSMIDRVAKSIGRRLCEVPVGFKWFVDGLVDGSFGFGGEESAGASFLRKDGTVWTTDKDGIILDLLAVEITAKTGRDPGQHYQDLVAKFGDPVYARIDAPADLTQRETLKKLSPDQVTADTLAGEPIQAKLTKAPGNGADIGGLKVVTENGWFAARPSGTENIYKIYAESFIGEDHLTRIQNEAQDIVKQALASAGV; translated from the coding sequence ATTATGATTCATGAACTTGCAGGCAAACCAGCTCCTCTATCCATACTGACTAATATTCCCCGTCTTATCAGCGAGTACTACACAGGACACCCAGATCTATCTGATCCGGAACAACTTGTATCTTTCGGAACATCGGGGCATCGTGGTTCGTCATTTAAGAACACGTTTAACGAAGACCACATTCTGGCCATTACTCAAGCCATCTGTCTTTACCGCAAAGCACAAGGCTACTCGGGTCCCATTTTTATCGGAATGGACACGCATGGATTGTCCGAGCCGGCTATGGCCACCGCTATCGAGGTGCTGGCAGCTAATGAAATGAACATAATGATTCAGCCAAAGCTGGAATACACCCCCACCCCCGCTGTTTCTCACGCAATCCTCCAATATAATCGCGACAAAAAAACGGGACTTGCCGACGGCATTATTATTACTCCTTCGCACAATCCTCCCGATAACGGTGGGTTTAAATACAATCCGCCTAATGGCGGACCGGCCGATGCCGGCACAACACAGTGGATTGCCGACAAGGCCAACGAATTTCTTCGTAATGGCAATCGCGATGTAAAACGCATGCCGCTTGCTCGGGCTATGAAGGCCCCAACAACGCATCAGCATGATTATATCATGCCCTATGTAAATGATTTGAAAAACATCATCAACATGGATGTCATTCACGACGCCAAGCTGCATATCGGTGCCGACCCCATGGGCGGCGCGGCACTGCACTACTGGCAGCCCATTGCAGAAGTCTATGACCTGGATATTGATATTATGCATGATCATCCGGATCCAACCTTCAGCTTTATGTGTGTTGATCGTGATGGGAAGATTCGTATGGACTGCTCTTCTCCCTATGCCATGGCCGGACTGATCGGACACAAAGATAAATACGATATCGCCTTTGGAAATGATGCCGATTACGATCGCCACGGCATTGTTACTCCCTCAGCAGGTCTGATGAACCCCAATCATTTTTTGGCCGCAGCCATTCAATATCTATTTAGTAACCGCCCCAATTGGCGCAGCGATGCCGCTATTGGAAAAACACTGGTAAGCAGCTCTATGATTGACCGGGTCGCAAAATCAATCGGACGCCGACTCTGCGAAGTTCCGGTTGGATTTAAGTGGTTTGTGGACGGATTGGTGGACGGATCCTTTGGATTCGGCGGCGAGGAGAGTGCAGGGGCGTCTTTCCTGCGGAAGGACGGCACGGTATGGACAACGGATAAAGATGGCATCATTCTCGATTTGCTGGCGGTAGAAATTACGGCTAAAACCGGGCGCGACCCTGGTCAGCATTATCAGGATCTGGTTGCGAAATTTGGCGATCCTGTATACGCGCGAATTGACGCACCGGCCGATCTGACGCAACGGGAAACACTTAAAAAACTCTCACCAGATCAGGTGACAGCCGACACACTCGCCGGCGAACCCATCCAGGCAAAGCTTACCAAAGCACCTGGCAACGGAGCCGACATCGGGGGCCTCAAAGTGGTCACGGAAAATGGCTGGTTTGCCGCTCGTCCATCGGGTACGGAAAATATTTATAAGATTTATGCAGAAAGCTTCATCGGTGAAGACCATCTGACGCGCATCCAGAATGAGGCGCAGGACATCGTAAAACAAGCATTGGCATCCGCCGGCGTATGA
- a CDS encoding YggT family protein, with the protein MYLIARLIHTLFGLYTFGLIVYSLLSWLHIPEAATLSSWLARAYEPLLRPIRQRVRPVMLGGNMIDLSTLILLAAIWMVRSLLISLLIPGF; encoded by the coding sequence ATGTATCTTATAGCCCGCCTGATTCACACTTTATTTGGTTTATACACCTTTGGCCTGATTGTTTACAGTCTGCTCAGCTGGCTGCACATACCCGAAGCAGCAACGCTGTCTTCATGGCTGGCTCGTGCTTATGAACCGTTGTTACGCCCTATTCGGCAGCGCGTCAGACCCGTCATGCTGGGCGGGAATATGATAGATTTGAGCACGCTTATATTGCTTGCGGCCATTTGGATGGTTCGGTCACTGCTGATATCTCTGCTGATTCCGGGATTTTGA
- a CDS encoding chemotaxis protein CheC, translating into MNEMQYDAIKELVNQGVGRAANILNTMLNAHITLHVPELAIIQIKELETLVNAESDTLASVSLSFKGPLIGQAKLVFPTESASKLVSVFMNESMDSDDMDSIRVGTLTEVGNVVLNTLVGVLSNALDMHLVYAVPRFDEGNLSKLTADTKALDNKIMYAKTRFTIRDLYIQGDFMLFFELGGFDSLLRHLDLYIETCLKP; encoded by the coding sequence ATGAACGAGATGCAATATGATGCCATAAAAGAACTGGTCAATCAGGGTGTCGGGCGGGCAGCAAACATCCTGAACACCATGCTCAATGCACATATTACCCTGCATGTGCCTGAGCTCGCGATTATTCAAATCAAAGAGCTTGAGACGCTGGTAAATGCAGAGTCCGACACGCTGGCCTCCGTATCCCTGTCCTTTAAGGGACCGCTCATCGGTCAAGCTAAACTGGTATTCCCCACAGAAAGTGCCAGTAAACTGGTCTCGGTATTTATGAACGAATCGATGGATTCGGACGATATGGATTCCATTCGCGTGGGCACACTGACGGAAGTGGGGAACGTGGTGCTGAATACCTTGGTGGGTGTATTGAGCAACGCACTGGATATGCACCTGGTTTATGCTGTTCCCCGCTTTGACGAAGGCAACCTCTCGAAACTGACGGCCGACACCAAAGCTCTCGACAACAAAATCATGTATGCAAAAACACGATTTACCATTCGTGACCTGTATATTCAGGGAGACTTCATGCTGTTCTTTGAACTGGGCGGATTTGACAGTCTGCTTCGGCATTTAGACCTGTATATTGAGACATGCCTGAAACCATGA
- a CDS encoding chemotaxis protein yields the protein MVAVENYLKQEAKQNAAIPRIETTAAIMLKEAEALANDQRDQLARLTEENTAFLHRKMANISTAQTLFATLMDAKVLRVQITDAGDETLIDEWEKTSKKFLNQAVTLSKDFKLQKNIDQAAEIIGAYTSYDELMKKYFSREIKDEQLLTKAVAEFQKTWVTIDELIDDQRAQYEEALAAQSKIQADRINKMIAALMTIIDQKDARMLGKDFLKQPSVDKAALASDKLDQVIASAESQRNTFKNQKNIDQVDSFIAAAKQYKEAMTEVISATMAQQAANDVMNEESATLTKINMETIAIQSSKMLEQMAQAKTIMVSVAIGAIILGIVLSIIIIRGITRPIARIITNLSAGSEQVTAASGQVSQASQQLAEGASEQASSLEETSASLEELTAMTQQNSDNADLANAAASDAGRELGGAVDAMERMTKAIGEIKSSSDETAKIIKTIDEIAFQTNLLALNAAVEAARAGEAGKGFAVVAEEVRNLARRSAEAAKDTSVLIEESKRNSDAGVAVTEDVARSLKKAQDQSVKVENLISEISAASREQSHGIEQINIAVSEMDKVVQQNAANAEESASASEELSSQALEVNSVVDELAVIINGVNAMRANGRHTAANGGYRNDGRTRVHIQQNQRPVAHPSPRIQSPSKHSAALPQRHIGRAIKPEEVIPLDEEDLKSF from the coding sequence ATGGTGGCTGTGGAGAACTACCTGAAACAGGAAGCAAAGCAGAACGCGGCCATTCCCCGGATTGAAACCACCGCCGCGATCATGTTGAAAGAAGCGGAAGCTCTCGCCAATGATCAGCGGGATCAACTGGCGCGGCTGACAGAAGAAAACACCGCATTTCTTCACCGGAAAATGGCTAATATCAGTACTGCACAGACACTGTTTGCCACACTGATGGATGCGAAAGTACTGCGCGTGCAAATCACCGACGCCGGTGACGAAACCCTTATTGATGAATGGGAAAAAACCAGCAAAAAGTTCCTTAATCAGGCTGTTACGCTGAGCAAAGACTTCAAGCTGCAAAAGAACATCGATCAGGCCGCAGAGATCATTGGTGCTTACACCAGCTATGACGAACTGATGAAAAAATATTTTTCTCGGGAAATAAAAGACGAACAGCTTTTGACAAAGGCCGTTGCCGAGTTCCAGAAAACATGGGTTACCATTGATGAGCTCATTGATGATCAAAGAGCCCAGTATGAAGAGGCATTAGCCGCCCAGAGCAAGATTCAAGCGGACAGAATCAATAAAATGATTGCGGCACTAATGACGATTATTGATCAGAAGGATGCCCGGATGCTGGGAAAAGATTTCCTGAAACAGCCATCGGTTGACAAAGCGGCCCTTGCATCGGACAAACTGGATCAGGTTATTGCATCGGCTGAGTCCCAGCGTAACACCTTTAAGAATCAAAAGAATATAGATCAGGTTGATTCCTTTATTGCTGCCGCAAAACAGTACAAAGAAGCCATGACCGAGGTGATCAGTGCAACCATGGCTCAGCAGGCGGCTAATGACGTCATGAATGAGGAATCCGCTACGTTAACCAAAATCAACATGGAAACCATAGCAATCCAATCCAGCAAAATGCTGGAGCAGATGGCCCAGGCCAAAACCATCATGGTTAGTGTTGCGATTGGGGCGATTATTCTTGGAATCGTTCTTTCCATCATCATTATTCGAGGCATCACACGCCCCATTGCACGCATCATCACCAACCTGAGCGCAGGATCCGAACAGGTTACCGCCGCTTCAGGTCAGGTATCGCAAGCAAGCCAGCAGCTGGCTGAAGGAGCCAGCGAACAGGCGTCAAGTCTGGAAGAAACCTCAGCATCACTGGAAGAACTCACGGCCATGACACAGCAAAACTCAGACAATGCCGATCTAGCCAATGCCGCCGCATCGGACGCCGGTCGTGAACTGGGTGGAGCAGTCGACGCGATGGAACGGATGACCAAAGCCATTGGCGAAATTAAAAGTTCATCGGACGAAACGGCGAAAATCATCAAAACCATCGATGAAATCGCTTTCCAGACCAACTTACTTGCGCTCAATGCCGCAGTGGAAGCTGCACGCGCCGGCGAGGCAGGTAAAGGATTTGCAGTGGTGGCGGAAGAAGTCAGAAATCTGGCACGGCGCAGTGCAGAGGCCGCCAAAGATACATCCGTGCTTATTGAAGAGTCGAAGCGTAATTCCGATGCCGGTGTCGCCGTTACGGAAGATGTCGCACGCAGCCTGAAAAAAGCTCAGGATCAGTCGGTGAAAGTAGAAAATCTGATCAGTGAAATCTCGGCCGCTTCCCGCGAACAGTCCCACGGCATTGAACAGATTAATATCGCCGTGTCTGAAATGGACAAAGTGGTACAGCAAAATGCAGCCAATGCCGAAGAATCGGCCAGCGCATCGGAGGAACTGTCCTCGCAGGCATTGGAAGTGAACAGTGTGGTCGATGAACTGGCGGTGATCATTAATGGAGTGAATGCCATGCGTGCGAATGGAAGACATACCGCTGCCAACGGCGGATACCGTAATGATGGCAGGACCAGAGTTCATATACAACAGAATCAGCGTCCGGTAGCACACCCGTCCCCGCGTATTCAGTCCCCGTCGAAACATTCGGCGGCCCTGCCCCAGCGTCATATTGGACGGGCAATCAAACCGGAAGAAGTCATCCCGCTTGATGAGGAAGATTTGAAATCCTTCTAA
- a CDS encoding purine-binding chemotaxis protein CheW → MAEDNVAAKGSISARASLGGKYLTFKLGHEEYGLEILKVQEIIKMMEITKIPKTPPYIRGVINLRGKVIPVLDMRKGFEMEEVDETDKTCIIVVQLFSGQQATIMGTIVDEVCEVMDIPADAIEPAPEMGMAMDTQFILGIAKSGNAVRMLLNVDKVLSIEELKAITSLAK, encoded by the coding sequence ATGGCTGAAGACAATGTAGCGGCCAAGGGGTCGATTTCAGCGCGTGCAAGTCTTGGCGGTAAATATCTTACGTTTAAACTGGGACACGAAGAGTATGGATTGGAAATCCTGAAGGTTCAGGAAATCATTAAAATGATGGAAATCACCAAGATTCCCAAGACACCTCCTTATATCCGGGGCGTTATCAATCTACGCGGCAAGGTTATCCCGGTGCTGGATATGCGCAAAGGCTTTGAAATGGAAGAAGTCGATGAAACGGACAAAACCTGTATCATCGTCGTGCAGCTTTTCAGCGGGCAGCAGGCTACCATCATGGGCACCATCGTGGATGAAGTCTGCGAAGTCATGGACATCCCGGCCGACGCCATTGAACCCGCGCCCGAAATGGGCATGGCCATGGATACTCAGTTTATATTAGGCATCGCAAAATCAGGCAATGCCGTACGGATGCTGCTGAATGTCGATAAAGTTTTATCAATTGAAGAATTAAAAGCCATTACATCGTTAGCAAAATAG
- a CDS encoding FeS-binding protein, with protein sequence MDKVNLVYFSPTGSTKRIVRAIGHEINATSICEEDITRDTSVHLDFCGDRSHLTVIGVPVYSGRVPVAVCQRLASLKADGAPAVVVAVYGNRAYDDALLELADIVTAAGFKVVAAGGFIAEHTFSTADQPIALGRPDDGDHACIRAFGQAVKKKVADAGRCFPLADIPGSRPYRDRGALPEKSPETDRIVCNLCKTCETVCPVHAVTVSEQVLTDANACIWCLACVKYCPQHARTFAHPKLDEIRNKLFVHFSDRREPDYYL encoded by the coding sequence ATGGACAAGGTAAATTTAGTGTACTTTTCACCTACAGGGTCAACGAAACGTATTGTTCGGGCGATCGGTCACGAAATAAATGCGACGTCGATTTGTGAAGAAGATATCACGCGTGATACGTCAGTACATCTTGATTTCTGCGGGGATAGAAGTCATTTGACCGTCATTGGTGTTCCGGTATATAGCGGCCGTGTTCCGGTCGCTGTCTGTCAACGACTGGCCTCGCTGAAGGCAGACGGTGCACCAGCTGTTGTTGTAGCTGTTTATGGAAACAGAGCATATGACGATGCCCTGCTTGAACTGGCGGATATTGTTACAGCTGCGGGATTTAAGGTCGTTGCGGCCGGAGGTTTTATTGCCGAACACACTTTTTCCACAGCTGATCAGCCGATCGCACTGGGCAGACCGGATGACGGGGATCATGCATGCATTCGGGCATTTGGGCAGGCTGTTAAAAAGAAAGTCGCGGATGCAGGTCGGTGTTTTCCATTGGCAGATATCCCGGGAAGCAGACCGTATCGCGATCGAGGTGCGCTTCCCGAAAAATCGCCCGAAACAGATAGGATCGTATGTAATTTATGCAAGACATGCGAAACCGTGTGTCCTGTACATGCGGTGACCGTATCAGAGCAGGTTTTGACCGATGCGAATGCGTGTATCTGGTGTCTCGCCTGTGTGAAATATTGTCCACAACACGCACGAACCTTTGCTCATCCCAAGCTGGATGAAATTCGAAATAAACTGTTTGTTCATTTCAGTGACCGCAGAGAACCAGATTACTATCTATAA